The Lolium rigidum isolate FL_2022 chromosome 2, APGP_CSIRO_Lrig_0.1, whole genome shotgun sequence genomic interval TATTATTACTCCCACACACGCCCACGAACCAGTCAGAAAAAAAAGCATTACCAGCAGCAGCAGGGGATCGGATAGCGCAGGCCAGGAGCCCTGACCCTCACCGCCGATAAGCTCCCGCGATGCGGAACCCGCCCGGCCGGCACCTCCTGCGCGTCGCCACCCGGGCCGTgcgctcctcctcgctcctcGGCGGCGGGGGCGCCTCCTCCCCCGTCTCCGCCTCCTCCGGCGGCCGCCCGCGCACCCGCGGCGCCGGCGCCAACATGCTCCTGCGCGccacctcgccgccccctccatccgccgtcgccgccgccgcgtgctGGGAGTCCCGCACGCTGCGCCGCGACGGGGAGGACGACTGGGAGGaggtcgtcgccggtgtcggggTCGAGGGGCCGGCCGCCTCCGGCGAGCCGGATGTGGACGACGACTACAGGGTCGTCTTCTGGTCCCCGCCCACCGGGGACGAGGTCCGCGCCGCCTTCTCCAGCATCCAGGAGTAAGATTCGTCTGCTCGCATCGCATCCCTTAGATTGGGATTTCTCTTCGTGCTCCCTTAGCATTTGTTAGTCTGTTAAGTGTTTGGTCTGAACAGTTGACCTTGCTCATCTGGTTGTATGGAATTCAGTATGCTGCTGCTATAGTCAGCTCCTCTTGTCGTTATTTGTCCTGTGCTGTTCATCGTACTACTAGATTGCTCTCTTTGCCATGATTGGTGGAGCCCCGGGGGAGTATCGTGTACATCATCGATTTCCACAGATATACGCTTTGGGTCAATCACGAATCCATGATTTTtggttataataatggtaattagGCTTCTTACTAGTGGCATGTGCTGATGTGcagatttgtcttgtaataatcTCATTCTGGGTAGGGTTTGGGTCCGCACGTATTGTGGACATCATATCAGGGCTAGCTGAAGCTACTAAATTAAAACTGGAACAGTAGTAGCAACTCCATGTTTGCTGAACTCTTTATatagttctttttttttctatctGCTTGCCCAAATGGTTCCAAAAACATATGCTTTGTTTTCTTTCTGCTTGCCCAAATGGTTCCAAAAAACATATGCTTTGTTTTCTTTCTGCTTGCCCAAATGGTTCCAAAAACTAGCTCTTTTGGTGATTGTTTCCATTCTGTGCCAGCATATAGTGCTTATAGCTTTTATAGCAAAATACCAAACTTTCTTCTTTTGGTGATTGTTTTCATTATGTTGTTGTTTTCTAGCAGCATTTGTGACACTGAGGTATTCTACGTATAGCGTAAAAGAGCGATTTTGGATTAAGGtggcatcattttgatgcagttTCTAGTCTTGCTCCGACTAATCGATTTACGTTTTGCATTCAGGGTATTTGAGAATTCTTTTGGGGTGGATCCAGATGAAACTGAGAAACAAATAGCATTGCTGTCCACCTCAGGCTATTCTTCGTCGAGCAATTCATCGGGATCAGATGACTGGGTCGAGCCTGCTGCATATGTTCTCAACTCGACGGCTCTTCTGACCAGGGAACATAGGACTGTTTTGGATGCCTTTCGTCTATTGCAAAGAGACCCTAATGTTCAGGTAATGAGGCCTAACATATTTTTGTGTGCTCTGAGCTACTAGTAATTAGATTGTGACATTATCAATTGAAATATGTTAGtttcagttgtgctctcaagcttTAATGTGCTATTTAGTTTCtgaacattttcttctctatcttgTTGTCTTGCAGAAAATGGTTATGTCCTTGTCAAGTGATAGGACTGTATGGGATGCTGTAATGAATAACGAGGCAGTGCAAGAATTCAGGAGATCTTTCCAAGATGGTATGTTACACTAGCTTGTGCATGCTCTGCTTTATTTGTCACAAATCACAGCATTGCATTATTCTGTTTGTTAACCAAGCAGCTTCATCATTATTTAAAAGATAATCAGGTAGATGCGATGTGGTGACCATTTTTTTTTAA includes:
- the LOC124687468 gene encoding uncharacterized protein LOC124687468, encoding MRNPPGRHLLRVATRAVRSSSLLGGGGASSPVSASSGGRPRTRGAGANMLLRATSPPPPSAVAAAACWESRTLRRDGEDDWEEVVAGVGVEGPAASGEPDVDDDYRVVFWSPPTGDEVRAAFSSIQEVFENSFGVDPDETEKQIALLSTSGYSSSSNSSGSDDWVEPAAYVLNSTALLTREHRTVLDAFRLLQRDPNVQKMVMSLSSDRTVWDAVMNNEAVQEFRRSFQDGKENNRKGCCSSVGPAGVLKWILGNTQAKIVEFFDNIVKIVSMLFHPQSEEDKPDLYSDAVKVSFMLSVFVFIVVAIARINDEPWDFKVW